The following coding sequences are from one Lycium ferocissimum isolate CSIRO_LF1 chromosome 3, AGI_CSIRO_Lferr_CH_V1, whole genome shotgun sequence window:
- the LOC132048708 gene encoding uncharacterized protein LOC132048708, which produces MPVESEIQCQLFKCLMIKELKSGSKDAFVIDINGTELRFTLFDFALITGLKCYGEEIEFPDVKNKFMTKYSPGATKNVLKMSLNKYFEDRDWGVGANADRDAVRIVILYFIHNYLLSSEKRNVTVPKKYFDLVVSGRYVDYTWGKEAFDDLIVSVHNRMQNILRFYCLRGFPYAMQVWIYECCSNVDPNLAVKTPIPRMFNWKTINTQPTVFLLMSGMFREETEDEYVDFSTAPPHVAAVKEKERKIASKSPPRKKSRKMSTAPLPEENRQSTVQQTVIPLSVPTRVSVPVQPVQSKGKETVGTITHHASVDDSSTNRSDDIKSLREDFNKFKQDVVDALKSVFTELKDFRLAMDEKLTKLLKNKKLNQNSEKGADSETHAQFRDENIPHAGDAYMDHDDGIQMDTTTIHVSFPEGDRHEKQADNGNGSDDTVKVSTEEILEEGDLSGEQKISDECPC; this is translated from the exons TATTGATATCAATGGGACCGAACTCAGGTTTACTCTATTTGATTTTGCATTAATTACTGGGCTCAAATGTTATGGTGAGGAAATTGAATTTCCGGATGTTAAGAACAAATTCATGACAAAGTATTCTCCTGGGGCaacaaaaaatgttttaaagatgtcgttaaacaagtattttgaaGATCGGGATTGGGGTGTCGGGGCTAATGCTGATAGAGATGCTGTTAGGATTGTGATCttatatttcatccataattATTTACTGTCCAGTGAAAAGAGAAACGTGACAgtaccaaaaaaatattttgatttggTTGTGAGTGGACGATATGTAGATTATACATGGGGTAAAGAAGCATTCGATGATCTGATTGTTAGTGTTCACAACAGGATGCAAAATATACTTCGATTTTACTGTCTTCGGGGTTTTCCATATGCTATGCAAGTTTGGATATACGAGTGTTGTTCCAACGTTGACCCCAATTTAGCTGTTAAGACACCGATTCCAAGAATGTTCAACTGGAAAACAATTAACACACAACCAACGGTTTTCCTACTCATGTCGGGCATGTTCAGAGAAG AAACGGAGGATGAGTATGTTGATTTCTCTACAGCACCACCACATGTTGCTGCTGTTAAAGAAAAAGAACGGAAAATCGCTTCAAAGTCTCCACCACGCAAGAAATCTAGGAAGATGTCAACGGCACCGTTGCCGGAGGAAAATCGACAATCAACCGTCCAACAAACTGTCATCCCACTGTCAGTTCCAACAAGAGTTTCTGTACCAGTTCAGCCCGTTcaatcaaaaggaaaagaaacagTTGGTACAATTACACACCACGCATCTGTTGATGATTCATCCACCAACAGATCAGATGACATCAAATCTTTGAGGGAAGATTTCAACAAATTCAAACAAGAT GTTGTTGATGCACTCAAGTCTGTATTTACTGAATTAAAGGATTTTCGTCTTGCGATGGATGAAAAATTAACaaagcttttgaaaaataaaaaactgaatcaAAATTCAGAAAAG GGGGCTGATAGTGAAACACATGCTCAATTTCGGGACGAGAACATACCTCACGCAGGTGATGCCTACATGGACCATGATGATGGTATCCAAATGGATACTACTACTATTCATGTTTCTTTTCCCGAG GGTGATCGTCATGAAAAACAAGCGGATAATGGCAATGGAAGCGATGATACTGTCAAAGTTTCAACAGAAGAGATTTTGGAAGAAGGTGATCTTTCGGGAGAACAGAAGATTTCTGATGAATGTCCGTGTTGA